In one Blastococcus sp. Marseille-P5729 genomic region, the following are encoded:
- a CDS encoding metalloregulator ArsR/SmtB family transcription factor codes for MTPAKAARLEVSMDEYLLDSGVRRRIVDELSSQPDRALTASEFAGLLGLHTSTARFHLNRLVAAGVLVARDERRGVGRPRKMYLLAPPAPESPAQGEIHPMGLLTELLARMVRPEPGSRPMTPDEAGESWAHQHVPASGTDAPAKTPGEWISKIGGLTDVLNYWGYTSAITANGDGGKAEIRITHCPIRELARENIEVVCGIHRGLIRGTMQQLGEPRTDVELLPFADGDVCIAHLYNQELPGHESKES; via the coding sequence ATGACACCGGCGAAGGCCGCGCGCCTGGAGGTGAGCATGGACGAATACCTGCTCGACTCCGGTGTGCGGCGACGCATCGTCGATGAGCTCTCCAGCCAGCCCGACCGCGCGCTCACGGCGTCCGAGTTCGCCGGCCTACTCGGCCTGCACACCTCCACCGCGCGTTTCCACCTCAACCGGCTGGTCGCAGCGGGTGTTCTCGTCGCACGTGACGAGCGGCGCGGCGTGGGGCGGCCGCGCAAGATGTATCTCCTCGCACCCCCTGCCCCCGAGAGTCCCGCGCAGGGCGAGATCCACCCGATGGGGCTGCTCACCGAGCTGCTGGCCCGGATGGTCCGCCCCGAGCCCGGAAGCCGGCCGATGACTCCCGATGAGGCCGGTGAGTCGTGGGCGCACCAGCACGTTCCGGCGTCCGGCACCGACGCGCCCGCCAAGACCCCCGGCGAGTGGATCAGCAAGATCGGCGGGCTCACCGACGTCCTGAACTACTGGGGTTACACCTCGGCGATCACCGCCAACGGGGACGGCGGGAAGGCCGAGATCCGCATTACGCACTGCCCCATCCGCGAGCTGGCCCGCGAGAACATCGAGGTCGTCTGCGGCATCCATCGCGGCCTGATCCGCGGCACCATGCAGCAGCTCGGCGAGCCGCGCACCGATGTCGAGCTGCTGCCGTTCGCCGATGGGGATGTCTGCATCGCACATCTCTACAACCAAGAGCTACCCGGTCACGAGTCGAAGGAGTCGTAG
- a CDS encoding molybdenum cofactor guanylyltransferase codes for MPATPSYDAIVLAGGEGSRLGGVDKAQLDLAGSPLIARPLAACADAERVVIVGPENLRQLAGRVTVTREDPPGGGPAAGTAAGLAQLGRGGAEWIILLSCDLPRAEAGVRRLLDAAHQDHEAADGYCLTDSEGRLQWLFGGYRRDALLRAVEECAQPAGTSMRRLLRTLRLTAIPTTDEISGDLDTWEDHAAWTARLENTP; via the coding sequence ATGCCGGCCACGCCGTCGTACGACGCCATCGTCCTGGCCGGGGGCGAGGGCTCGCGACTCGGTGGGGTCGACAAGGCGCAGCTCGATCTGGCCGGTAGCCCGCTGATCGCCCGGCCGCTCGCCGCCTGCGCGGACGCCGAACGCGTGGTGATCGTGGGTCCGGAGAATCTGCGTCAGCTTGCCGGCCGGGTGACGGTGACACGCGAAGATCCTCCCGGTGGCGGTCCGGCAGCCGGCACCGCGGCCGGCCTGGCGCAGCTGGGACGTGGCGGCGCTGAATGGATCATTCTGCTGTCGTGCGATCTGCCCAGGGCCGAGGCCGGCGTACGCCGCCTGCTCGACGCAGCACACCAAGACCATGAAGCCGCCGACGGCTACTGCCTGACCGACTCCGAGGGCCGCCTGCAATGGCTCTTCGGCGGCTATCGACGCGACGCGCTGCTCCGCGCGGTCGAGGAGTGTGCCCAGCCCGCGGGAACGTCGATGCGTCGCCTGCTTCGCACGCTCCGGCTGACCGCGATCCCCACTACAGATGAGATCTCAGGTGATCTCGACACCTGGGAAGACCACGCCGCGTGGACGGCGAGACTGGAGAATACGCCATGA
- the narI gene encoding respiratory nitrate reductase subunit gamma, with protein MKTFLWVIFPYICLAIFVVGHIWRYQYDKFGWTTRSSQLYESKLLRWGSPLFHFGILGVLVGHFMGLVVPQRWTDAIGISRDMYHTFALVGGLITGAMVLAGMIILIYRRRVTGPVFSATTKMDKLMYLVLAIVIVLGIWNTVASGVFHLGGHYNYRDGVSPWFRSIFMLQPDADLIATAPLGFQLHALSAFVLVALWPFTRLVHVFSAPIGYFTRPYIVYRSRARRPGTGISGPQRGWERSELQSSGSRRRTGSTSVRR; from the coding sequence ATGAAGACCTTCCTGTGGGTGATCTTCCCCTACATCTGCCTGGCGATCTTCGTGGTCGGGCACATCTGGCGATACCAGTACGACAAGTTCGGCTGGACGACCCGTAGCTCGCAGCTGTACGAGTCGAAGCTGCTGCGGTGGGGTAGCCCGCTGTTCCACTTCGGCATCCTCGGCGTCCTCGTGGGGCACTTCATGGGCCTGGTCGTTCCGCAGCGGTGGACCGACGCGATCGGGATCAGCCGCGACATGTACCACACGTTCGCGCTGGTCGGCGGTCTGATCACCGGCGCGATGGTGCTCGCGGGCATGATCATCCTGATCTACCGTCGCCGGGTCACCGGCCCGGTCTTCAGCGCGACCACCAAGATGGACAAGCTGATGTACCTCGTGCTGGCGATCGTGATCGTGCTGGGCATCTGGAATACCGTTGCCTCGGGCGTCTTCCATCTGGGCGGGCACTACAACTACCGCGATGGCGTCAGCCCCTGGTTCCGCAGCATCTTCATGCTGCAGCCGGACGCCGACCTGATCGCGACCGCACCGCTCGGCTTCCAGCTCCACGCGCTTTCGGCGTTCGTGCTGGTCGCGCTGTGGCCGTTCACCCGCCTGGTGCACGTCTTCAGCGCGCCCATCGGGTACTTCACCCGGCCGTACATCGTGTACCGCTCGCGCGCCCGACGCCCAGGAACCGGCATCAGCGGCCCGCAGCGCGGCTGGGAGCGCTCGGAGCTGCAGAGCTCCGGTTCGCGCCGCCGCACCGGTAGCACCTCCGTCCGCCGGTAA
- a CDS encoding DUF6457 domain-containing protein, with the protein MTDLKECERRWHDWMVKACDQVGVDPQTVDIKAIHGLTKRVAHNIDRPLAPVSSYILGVAVGMAGASGDISKATHDALLRRLLSVVPKGSD; encoded by the coding sequence ATGACCGACCTGAAAGAGTGCGAACGCCGCTGGCACGACTGGATGGTCAAGGCCTGCGATCAGGTCGGCGTAGACCCACAGACCGTCGACATCAAGGCAATCCATGGGCTCACCAAGCGTGTCGCGCACAACATCGATCGCCCGCTCGCCCCGGTCAGCTCCTACATCCTCGGCGTCGCTGTCGGCATGGCCGGGGCATCCGGAGACATCAGCAAGGCCACCCATGACGCACTGCTGCGACGGCTGCTCAGCGTCGTTCCGAAGGGCTCGGACTAG
- a CDS encoding DNA polymerase III subunit delta': MSTVADAPPVFDQLVGQQAAIDVLTRASRAAAEVVDGSGPGSSMTHAWLFVGPPGSGRSTAARAFAQALQCAHGGCGRCQDCHTVNVGTHTDVHVVTPEGLSISVREMREIVRVAAFQPTQRRWQIVVIEDADRLTEGASNALLKAIEEPSPHTVFLLCAPTTHPDDVSVTVRSRCRVVTLRTPPADAVAHVLMTRDGIDEERARWAARAAQGHIGRAKRLATDDIARGQRQTVLSLPLRLTSMAGCLHAAEELVESAEAEAKAISESLDVPEREALSSSLGAGGTGKGAGTAARGMAGQLKELERRQKTRATRVQRDALDRALVDLTGFYRDVLLVQVGSDVELSHADHREQATEVAELVSQDWVLRALDAIVRTRQSLEENVKPRVALVALATALRLPPR, translated from the coding sequence GTGAGCACCGTCGCGGACGCCCCGCCGGTATTCGATCAGCTCGTCGGGCAGCAGGCCGCGATCGACGTCCTCACCCGGGCGTCGCGGGCCGCGGCCGAGGTCGTCGACGGCTCCGGGCCGGGGTCGTCGATGACGCACGCGTGGCTGTTCGTCGGGCCGCCGGGCTCAGGTCGCAGCACCGCGGCGCGCGCGTTCGCGCAGGCGCTGCAGTGCGCTCATGGCGGGTGCGGCCGATGCCAGGACTGCCACACCGTGAACGTCGGAACGCATACCGACGTCCACGTCGTGACCCCGGAAGGACTGTCGATCTCCGTTCGCGAGATGCGCGAGATCGTTCGTGTGGCAGCATTCCAGCCGACGCAGCGCAGATGGCAGATCGTCGTCATCGAGGACGCCGACCGACTGACCGAAGGCGCCTCCAACGCGCTGCTCAAGGCGATCGAGGAGCCCAGCCCACACACGGTGTTCCTGCTGTGCGCACCTACGACGCATCCGGACGACGTGTCGGTCACTGTGCGATCACGGTGCCGCGTCGTCACGCTGCGGACCCCTCCGGCGGACGCCGTCGCTCACGTGCTGATGACCCGCGACGGGATCGATGAGGAGCGGGCGAGGTGGGCCGCGCGTGCGGCACAGGGGCACATCGGTCGCGCGAAGCGGCTCGCCACCGACGACATCGCGCGAGGACAACGACAGACTGTGCTGTCGCTGCCGCTGCGCCTGACCTCGATGGCGGGCTGCCTGCACGCGGCCGAGGAACTTGTCGAGTCCGCGGAGGCCGAGGCGAAGGCCATTAGCGAGTCGCTGGACGTGCCGGAGCGGGAGGCGCTGAGCAGCTCGCTCGGCGCCGGCGGCACCGGCAAGGGTGCCGGCACCGCGGCGCGCGGCATGGCCGGGCAGCTCAAGGAGCTCGAGCGCCGTCAGAAGACGCGCGCCACCCGCGTTCAGCGCGATGCGCTGGACCGCGCGCTGGTCGACCTGACCGGCTTCTACCGCGACGTGCTGCTGGTTCAGGTCGGCTCGGACGTCGAGCTCTCACACGCCGACCACCGGGAGCAGGCCACCGAGGTCGCCGAGCTGGTCAGCCAGGACTGGGTACTACGGGCGCTCGATGCCATCGTGCGCACCCGGCAGTCGCTCGAGGAGAACGTCAAGCCCCGGGTCGCTCTGGTCGCGTTGGCGACCGCGCTTCGTCTCCCGCCCCGCTGA
- the narH gene encoding nitrate reductase subunit beta, translating into MAQMAMVMNLDKCIGCHTCSVTCKQAWTNRAGTEYVWFNNVETRPGLGYPRTYEDQETWKGGWIRDKKGRLQLKAGGRFQKLASIFSNPKMPSIQDYYEPWTYDYETLLNAPAQKNFPVARPYSLISGKQMNVEWSANWDDDLGGSQEHAINDPMLKGIEDKVKLEFEQTFMFYLPRICEHCLNPSCAASCPSGAIYKRSEDGIVLVDQDQCRGWRMCISGCPYKKVYFNHKTGKAEKCTFCYPRIEVGIPTVCSETCVGRLRYIGLMLYDADKVLEAAAVENEHDLYESQRSVFLDPEDPQVQQAARSAGIPEDWIEAARRSPVKRLILDYEVALPLHPEYRTMPMVWYIPPLSPVVDVVKETGHDAEDHGNLFGAIEALRIPVEYLANLFTAGDTVPIVNVLRKMAAMRSYMRDINLGRDPNDEIPAAVGMAGEDMYEMFRLLAIAKYNERYVIPTAHAEQAHALEELATDCPVSEYGGGNPEIFGEGSGSAAVTPVAVENFRMLQERQTADAMDTELVGGGSSKGRVNLLNWDGKGMPEGMFPNRKGE; encoded by the coding sequence ATGGCACAGATGGCCATGGTCATGAACCTCGACAAGTGCATCGGTTGCCATACCTGCTCTGTCACGTGCAAGCAGGCATGGACCAACCGGGCCGGCACCGAGTATGTCTGGTTCAACAATGTCGAGACGCGGCCCGGACTCGGCTATCCGCGTACCTATGAGGACCAGGAGACCTGGAAGGGCGGGTGGATCCGCGACAAGAAGGGCCGGCTGCAGCTCAAGGCGGGTGGCCGCTTCCAGAAGCTCGCGAGCATCTTCAGCAACCCCAAGATGCCGAGCATCCAGGACTACTACGAGCCCTGGACCTACGACTACGAGACGCTGCTGAACGCGCCCGCGCAGAAGAACTTCCCGGTCGCGCGGCCGTACTCGCTGATCTCCGGCAAGCAGATGAACGTCGAGTGGTCGGCCAACTGGGACGACGACCTGGGCGGTTCGCAGGAGCACGCGATCAACGACCCGATGCTCAAGGGCATCGAGGACAAGGTGAAACTCGAGTTCGAGCAGACCTTCATGTTCTACCTGCCGCGGATCTGCGAGCACTGCCTCAACCCGTCGTGTGCGGCGTCCTGTCCCTCGGGCGCGATCTACAAGCGCAGCGAGGACGGCATCGTGCTGGTCGACCAGGACCAGTGCCGCGGGTGGCGCATGTGCATCTCGGGCTGCCCGTACAAGAAGGTCTACTTCAACCACAAGACCGGCAAGGCCGAGAAGTGCACCTTCTGCTACCCGCGCATCGAAGTCGGCATCCCGACCGTGTGCTCGGAGACCTGCGTCGGGCGGCTGCGCTATATCGGCCTGATGCTGTACGACGCCGACAAGGTGCTCGAGGCGGCCGCGGTCGAGAACGAGCACGACCTCTACGAGTCGCAGCGCTCGGTGTTCCTCGATCCCGAGGATCCGCAGGTGCAGCAGGCGGCCCGGTCGGCCGGCATTCCGGAGGACTGGATCGAGGCGGCTCGCCGCTCCCCCGTGAAGCGGCTGATCCTGGACTACGAGGTCGCGCTGCCGCTGCATCCGGAGTACCGCACCATGCCGATGGTCTGGTACATCCCACCGCTGTCGCCGGTAGTCGACGTGGTCAAGGAGACCGGTCACGACGCCGAGGATCACGGCAACCTCTTCGGTGCGATCGAGGCGTTGCGGATCCCGGTCGAGTACCTCGCGAACCTGTTCACCGCCGGCGACACCGTGCCGATCGTGAACGTGCTGCGCAAGATGGCGGCGATGCGTTCCTACATGCGCGACATCAACCTCGGCCGGGATCCCAACGACGAGATCCCCGCTGCGGTGGGAATGGCGGGCGAGGACATGTACGAGATGTTCCGGCTGCTGGCGATCGCGAAGTACAACGAGCGCTACGTCATCCCGACCGCGCACGCCGAGCAGGCGCACGCGCTCGAGGAGCTCGCCACCGACTGCCCAGTCAGCGAGTACGGCGGCGGCAACCCGGAGATCTTCGGCGAGGGCTCGGGCTCCGCGGCGGTGACGCCGGTCGCGGTCGAGAACTTCCGGATGCTGCAGGAACGCCAGACTGCCGACGCGATGGACACCGAGCTGGTCGGCGGCGGCAGCTCCAAGGGCCGCGTGAACCTGCTCAACTGGGACGGCAAGGGCATGCCCGAGGGCATGTTCCCCAACCGCAAGGGTGAGTAG
- the tmk gene encoding dTMP kinase, whose product MAGLFISFEGGEGVGKSTQIARLADRLRAQGHQVVVTFEPGGTELGQEVRRILLTPGNHVTPRSEALLYAADRAHHVETVIEPALAAGQVVLCDRYADSTFAYQGAGRSLDPDDVRAVMEFAVAGRWPDLTVLLDVDPRVGLARARGGGSGDRIEAESLQFHDAVRHGFLALAAAAPERFAVIDASGPLDDVTALVDEVVKGRLR is encoded by the coding sequence GTGGCAGGGTTGTTCATCTCGTTCGAGGGCGGTGAGGGCGTCGGCAAGTCGACGCAGATCGCTCGTCTCGCGGATCGGCTGCGGGCGCAGGGCCACCAGGTCGTCGTCACCTTCGAGCCCGGCGGGACAGAGCTGGGTCAGGAGGTCCGCCGCATCCTGCTGACGCCGGGCAACCACGTCACGCCTCGGTCCGAGGCGCTGCTGTACGCCGCCGACCGCGCTCATCACGTCGAGACGGTGATCGAGCCGGCGCTCGCAGCGGGGCAGGTCGTCCTCTGCGACCGGTACGCCGACTCGACCTTCGCCTACCAGGGCGCCGGGCGATCGCTCGATCCCGACGACGTGCGCGCCGTCATGGAGTTCGCGGTCGCCGGTAGGTGGCCCGACCTGACGGTGCTGCTGGACGTCGACCCCAGGGTGGGCCTCGCGCGGGCCCGCGGCGGGGGTTCCGGAGACCGGATAGAGGCCGAGAGCCTCCAGTTCCACGACGCCGTCCGGCACGGCTTCCTGGCGCTCGCCGCAGCCGCGCCCGAACGCTTCGCGGTGATCGACGCCAGCGGCCCGCTGGACGACGTCACGGCCTTGGTCGACGAGGTCGTGAAAGGACGCCTGAGGTGA
- the narJ gene encoding nitrate reductase molybdenum cofactor assembly chaperone, translated as MLKWLRDRRTEPSVPVDQMKAAWQAVSLLLEYPGEDFAARLDAVRGVLGRLPEQVASPLSQYIRDVESTHLDVLQKEYVDTFDVTRKCCLHLTYYTHGDTRKRGVALVEFKQTYRRGGVQLGDEDAELPDYLPVVLEFGAFADHQSAWKLLNDHRVGIELLRMALAQRESRWLPVVEALRATLPQLDGDDNEALLKLIAQGPPSEDVGLDSAPYAMDPRLNPKPEPYDLGSTIPVGAPR; from the coding sequence ATGCTCAAGTGGCTGCGTGACCGGCGTACCGAGCCATCGGTTCCCGTCGATCAGATGAAGGCGGCGTGGCAGGCGGTGTCGTTGCTGCTGGAGTACCCGGGCGAGGACTTCGCGGCACGACTCGACGCCGTTCGGGGCGTTCTCGGCCGGCTGCCCGAGCAGGTCGCATCACCGCTGTCCCAGTACATCCGAGATGTCGAGTCGACGCATCTCGACGTCCTGCAGAAGGAGTACGTCGACACCTTCGACGTCACCCGCAAGTGCTGCCTGCACCTGACCTACTACACGCACGGCGACACGCGGAAGCGTGGGGTCGCGCTGGTCGAGTTCAAGCAGACCTACCGGCGCGGCGGAGTGCAGCTGGGCGACGAGGACGCCGAGCTACCCGACTACCTGCCGGTGGTGCTGGAGTTCGGCGCGTTCGCCGATCATCAGTCGGCCTGGAAGCTGCTGAACGACCACCGCGTCGGCATCGAGCTGCTGCGGATGGCGCTGGCGCAGCGTGAGTCGCGCTGGCTGCCGGTGGTGGAGGCGCTGCGCGCCACCCTGCCCCAGCTCGACGGCGACGACAACGAGGCGCTGCTGAAGCTGATCGCGCAGGGTCCGCCGAGCGAGGACGTTGGCCTCGACAGCGCGCCGTACGCCATGGACCCCCGACTCAACCCCAAGCCAGAGCCGTACGACCTCGGCTCGACGATCCCGGTAGGAGCACCGCGATGA
- a CDS encoding nitrate reductase subunit alpha → MTQTQIDGPLSEALVGTRRFFTKAEVSSDKRSLHHVGGREGDAFYRDRWSHDKVVRSTHGVNCTGSCSWKVYVKDGIITWEAQQTDYPSAGADKPEYEPRGCPRGAAFSWYTYSPTRVRYPYVRGTLLEMFRQARQQYRDPVVAWASIVQDEQKARAYKAARGKGGLVRSTWDEVVDMVAAAYVYTVKRYGPDRIAGFSPIPAMSPVSYASGARFNELIGAPMLSFYDWYADLPPASPQMFGDQTDVPESGDWWDAGYLIMWGSNVPLTRTPDAHWMTEARYRGQKVIAVAPDYAENVKFADEWVASAPGTDGALAMGMGHVVLKEFFVDNQHEFFTDYNQRFTDLPYLVALEEAADGGWRPGKFLVAGDIDGHPEQGSENAMWKPAVLDGATGEVAIPNGSVGHRYGDEGAGRWNLDLGDIEPMLTLYGDGEQAVEVELPRFDNPGGAMSTERRGVPVRRVGDQVVTTVLDLMLAHYGVERAGLPGTWPQGYGDPSVPATPAWASEMSDVPPEQIIRLAREWAQNALDTNGRGMILMGAGTNHWYHSDQLYRTMLVLTTITGCQGRNGGGWAHYVGQEKVRPIMGFQHLAFALDWVRPPRHMNQTAYWYVNTSQYRYDTFSADEANGTTGAFAGRTTMDLLAQSVRLGWTPSYPQFDRSSLQVADEAAEAGLPAGEYVARELDAGRMTFAVEDPENPENHPRILSLWRSNLFGSSAKGNEYFLKHLLGTDNAVKATEAAEELRPQGVVWPERAPEGKLDLLVTLDFRMTSSTLLSDVVLPAATWYEKYDLSTTDMHPFVHSFNPAIAPPWQAKNDWETWKLIAKRFSELAVDHLGTRKDVVAKPLWHDTPEAMATVHGRVLDWRAGETEPVPGKTLPVIAEVERDYTAIYEKMTAVGPLMEKVGMLTKGVKYEVRREVDLLRQRNGVVRGGAGDGQPKLETDIQVADAIMHFSGVSNGHLATQGFKFLEERTGTQLHDLSAEHEGKQITFADTQAAPVPVITSPEWSGSESGGRRYSPFTINIERSKPFHTLTGRQHFYLDHDWMLEMGEALPTYRPPLDMTRLFGERPVGEQSELGVSVRYLTPHNKWSIHSEYQDNLFMLSLSRGGQSVWMSDKDAAKVGIKDNDWVEMINRNGVVACRAIVSHRMPEGTVYMHHAQDRLIDVPLTETDQKRGGIHNSLTRIMLKPSHIIGGYAQFAYFFNYIGPTGNNRDEVTMIRKRTAPVSY, encoded by the coding sequence ATGACCCAGACCCAGATTGACGGCCCGCTGAGCGAGGCGCTCGTCGGAACCCGCCGGTTCTTCACGAAGGCGGAGGTGTCCTCCGACAAGCGCTCCCTGCACCACGTCGGCGGCCGTGAGGGCGATGCCTTCTACCGCGACCGGTGGAGCCACGACAAGGTCGTGCGCTCGACCCACGGCGTGAACTGCACGGGCTCGTGCTCGTGGAAGGTCTACGTCAAGGACGGCATCATCACCTGGGAGGCGCAGCAGACCGACTACCCGTCGGCCGGCGCCGATAAGCCGGAGTACGAGCCCCGCGGCTGCCCCCGCGGCGCAGCGTTCTCCTGGTACACCTACTCCCCCACGCGGGTGCGCTACCCGTACGTGCGCGGCACGCTCCTGGAGATGTTCCGTCAGGCACGCCAGCAGTACCGCGACCCCGTGGTCGCGTGGGCCTCGATCGTGCAGGACGAGCAGAAGGCGCGGGCCTACAAGGCCGCCCGCGGCAAGGGCGGCCTTGTCCGCTCGACCTGGGACGAGGTGGTCGACATGGTCGCCGCCGCTTACGTCTACACCGTCAAGCGCTACGGCCCGGACCGGATTGCCGGCTTCTCGCCGATCCCGGCGATGTCGCCGGTCTCCTACGCCAGCGGCGCCCGGTTCAACGAGCTCATCGGCGCGCCGATGCTGTCGTTCTACGACTGGTACGCCGACCTCCCACCCGCCTCGCCGCAGATGTTCGGCGACCAGACCGACGTCCCGGAGTCTGGTGACTGGTGGGACGCCGGGTACCTGATCATGTGGGGCTCCAACGTCCCGCTGACCAGAACCCCCGACGCGCACTGGATGACCGAGGCCCGCTACCGCGGCCAGAAGGTCATCGCCGTCGCCCCCGACTACGCCGAGAACGTCAAGTTCGCCGACGAGTGGGTCGCCTCCGCTCCCGGAACGGACGGCGCGCTCGCGATGGGCATGGGTCACGTCGTCCTCAAGGAATTCTTCGTCGACAACCAGCACGAGTTCTTCACTGACTACAACCAGCGCTTCACCGACCTGCCCTACCTCGTCGCGCTCGAAGAGGCCGCGGACGGTGGATGGCGCCCGGGCAAGTTCTTGGTCGCCGGTGACATCGATGGCCATCCCGAGCAGGGCAGCGAGAACGCGATGTGGAAGCCGGCCGTGCTGGACGGCGCCACCGGCGAAGTCGCCATCCCCAACGGGTCTGTGGGCCACCGCTACGGCGATGAGGGCGCTGGCCGCTGGAACCTCGACCTGGGTGACATCGAGCCGATGCTGACCCTCTACGGGGACGGCGAGCAGGCCGTCGAGGTCGAGCTCCCCCGCTTCGACAACCCCGGCGGCGCGATGAGCACCGAACGCCGCGGCGTCCCGGTCCGGCGAGTCGGCGACCAGGTCGTCACCACTGTGCTCGACCTGATGCTCGCGCACTACGGCGTCGAGCGCGCGGGCCTGCCGGGCACCTGGCCGCAGGGCTATGGCGACCCGAGCGTGCCGGCCACCCCGGCGTGGGCCTCGGAGATGAGCGACGTCCCGCCGGAGCAGATCATCCGACTGGCGCGCGAGTGGGCGCAGAACGCGCTCGACACCAACGGCCGCGGCATGATCCTGATGGGCGCGGGCACCAACCACTGGTACCACTCCGATCAGCTCTACCGCACGATGCTCGTGCTCACGACGATCACCGGCTGCCAGGGCCGCAACGGCGGCGGATGGGCACACTACGTCGGGCAGGAGAAGGTCCGCCCGATCATGGGCTTCCAGCACCTCGCCTTCGCCCTCGACTGGGTTCGTCCGCCGCGGCACATGAACCAGACGGCGTACTGGTATGTGAACACCTCGCAGTACCGCTACGACACCTTCAGCGCCGACGAGGCCAACGGCACGACCGGCGCGTTCGCCGGCCGCACCACGATGGATCTTCTCGCGCAGTCCGTTCGCCTGGGCTGGACGCCGTCCTACCCGCAGTTCGACCGCAGCAGCCTGCAGGTCGCCGACGAGGCGGCCGAGGCGGGCCTCCCGGCCGGCGAGTACGTCGCCCGCGAGCTGGATGCCGGCCGGATGACCTTCGCGGTCGAGGACCCGGAGAACCCCGAGAACCACCCGCGAATCCTGTCGCTGTGGCGCTCGAACCTCTTCGGCTCGTCAGCCAAGGGCAACGAGTACTTCCTCAAGCACCTGCTCGGCACCGACAACGCGGTCAAGGCCACCGAGGCCGCGGAGGAGCTCCGCCCGCAGGGGGTCGTCTGGCCCGAGCGCGCCCCCGAGGGCAAGCTCGACCTGCTGGTGACCCTCGACTTCCGGATGACCAGCTCGACGCTGCTGTCGGACGTCGTCCTACCGGCCGCCACCTGGTACGAGAAGTACGACCTGTCGACCACCGACATGCACCCCTTCGTGCACTCCTTCAACCCGGCGATCGCGCCGCCATGGCAGGCCAAGAACGACTGGGAGACCTGGAAGCTCATCGCCAAGCGGTTCTCCGAGCTGGCGGTCGACCACCTGGGCACCCGCAAGGACGTCGTGGCGAAGCCGCTGTGGCACGACACCCCGGAGGCGATGGCCACCGTCCACGGCCGCGTGCTCGACTGGCGCGCGGGTGAGACCGAGCCGGTGCCGGGCAAGACGCTGCCGGTGATCGCCGAGGTCGAGCGTGACTACACGGCCATCTACGAGAAGATGACGGCGGTCGGCCCCCTCATGGAGAAGGTCGGCATGCTCACCAAGGGCGTGAAGTACGAGGTGCGCCGCGAGGTCGACCTGTTGCGCCAGCGCAACGGCGTGGTGCGCGGCGGCGCGGGCGACGGCCAGCCGAAGCTCGAGACCGACATCCAGGTCGCCGACGCGATCATGCACTTCTCGGGCGTCAGCAACGGGCACCTCGCCACGCAGGGGTTCAAGTTCCTCGAGGAGCGCACCGGCACCCAGCTGCACGACCTGTCGGCCGAGCACGAGGGGAAGCAGATCACCTTCGCCGACACCCAGGCCGCTCCGGTGCCGGTCATCACCTCTCCGGAGTGGTCTGGCAGCGAGTCCGGCGGACGTCGCTACAGCCCGTTCACCATCAACATCGAACGCTCCAAGCCGTTCCACACGCTCACCGGTCGCCAGCACTTCTACCTGGACCACGACTGGATGCTGGAGATGGGCGAGGCGTTGCCGACCTACCGACCGCCGCTGGACATGACCCGCCTCTTCGGCGAGCGCCCGGTCGGTGAACAGAGCGAGCTCGGCGTCTCGGTGCGCTATCTGACCCCGCACAACAAGTGGTCGATCCACAGCGAGTACCAGGACAACCTGTTCATGCTCTCGCTGTCGCGCGGCGGCCAGTCGGTGTGGATGTCGGACAAGGATGCCGCGAAGGTCGGCATCAAGGACAACGACTGGGTGGAGATGATCAACCGCAACGGCGTCGTCGCCTGCCGCGCGATCGTCAGCCACCGGATGCCCGAGGGCACGGTCTATATGCACCACGCTCAGGACCGGCTCATCGACGTCCCGCTGACCGAGACCGACCAGAAGCGCGGCGGAATCCACAACAGCCTCACGAGGATCATGCTCAAGCCGAGCCACATCATCGGCGGCTACGCGCAGTTCGCGTACTTCTTCAACTACATCGGCCCGACCGGTAACAACCGCGACGAGGTCACGATGATCCGCAAGCGCACCGCACCGGTGTCCTACTAG